Sequence from the Ancalomicrobiaceae bacterium S20 genome:
GCCTGCTCCAGGGCGTGTTCGGCGCCGCGCTGGTGCCGCTGTCGCAGTCGGTGATGATGGACATCTACCCGGCCGAGAAGCGCGGTCAGGCCATGGCGATCTGGGGCATGGGCGTCATGCTCGGCCCGATCATGGGACCGACCCTCGGCGGCTGGCTGACCGACCAGTATTCCTGGCGCTGGGTGTTCTTCGTCAATCTGCCGTTCGGCATCGCCACCGTGCTCGGCCTGATGGCCTTCATGGAGGAGAGCGAGACGCGCGCGACCGTCCGGTTCGACTGGCTCGGCTTCGCGACGCTGTCGATCGGCATCGGCGCGCTGCAGCTGATGCTCGATCGCGGCGAGAGCATCGGCTGGTTCGAGGCACAGGAGATCTGGATCGAGGCGATCATCGCCGCCTTCGGGCTCTACCTGTTCATCGCGCACTCGCTGACCGCCGAGCGGCCCTTCATCCCGATGCAGATCTTCAGGGATCGCAACTTCGCGATCGGCGTGCTGTTCATGTTCGTGGTTGGCATCATCCTGCTCGCCACCATGGCGCTGATCACGCCCTATCTGCAGAACCTGATGGGCTATCCGGTGCTGTCGGCCGGCTTCCTGCTCGGCACGCGCGGCGTCGGCACACTGGTCGCGATGATGGTGGTCGGGCGTCTGCTCGCCTTCATCGATGCGCGAATCCTGATCTTCCTCGGCCTCGTCGCGCAGACCGTGTCGATCTACGAACTGGTCTGGATGACGCCGGAGACCTCGGCCTTCACGATCGTGTGGACCTCGGTCGTGCAGGGCGTCGGCCTCGGCCTCGTGTTCGTGCCGCTCAACACGGTCGCCTTCGCGACGCTGCCGGCGCAGTACCGCACCGATGCGACCGGCGTGTGGACGCTGATCCGCAACATGGGCAGCGCGATCGGCGTCTCGATCGTGATCGCGGAGCTGACCTCGACCGCGACGCTGATGCACGCGCGGCTGACCGAACTGGTCACGCCGTGGAACCTCGGCCTCGCCGCGATGAAGGGCACGTTGCTCGATCCTGCGACCGATACCGGCCGCGCCCTGCTCGATCAGATGGTGACGCTGCAGGC
This genomic interval carries:
- a CDS encoding DHA2 family efflux MFS transporter permease subunit codes for the protein MTATIMQALDTTIANVALPYMQGSLSATQDQVNWVLTSYIVAAAIMTAPVGWLSGRFGRKKVFIICAAGFTVASMLCGLAQSITEMVLYRLLQGVFGAALVPLSQSVMMDIYPAEKRGQAMAIWGMGVMLGPIMGPTLGGWLTDQYSWRWVFFVNLPFGIATVLGLMAFMEESETRATVRFDWLGFATLSIGIGALQLMLDRGESIGWFEAQEIWIEAIIAAFGLYLFIAHSLTAERPFIPMQIFRDRNFAIGVLFMFVVGIILLATMALITPYLQNLMGYPVLSAGFLLGTRGVGTLVAMMVVGRLLAFIDARILIFLGLVAQTVSIYELVWMTPETSAFTIVWTSVVQGVGLGLVFVPLNTVAFATLPAQYRTDATGVWTLIRNMGSAIGVSIVIAELTSTATLMHARLTELVTPWNLGLAAMKGTLLDPATDTGRALLDQMVTLQATIISYSNDYLLMTLIGLATFPLLLLMKGSKQSGKIDTSHAIAD